A genomic window from Micromonospora ferruginea includes:
- a CDS encoding LysR family transcriptional regulator produces the protein MNLELRHLRVVCAIAETGSVTKAASMLGLAQPALTAQLQRIERVLGGPLFERDRRGARPTALGELVLDRARVLLPAMKGLQDEAARLAGAGDPLRRYRFGGVNSPILGRLVHRLAAERADAQITTYASWSVDELAQLVAGGRLDFALTGVCGDAAPSPVFGLSWREVAVDPVFVLLPQTHPLAGRDEIDLVDLRREQWVAAPGDGCFGDCFAAACARAGFTPRKVYEADVRAALDLVDAGTAVALCQATFRPVAGLVTRRLAGTPLRWRLLFGWHPEAPAAVVAEPVLETAVAAYTDALANHPDYLAWLLAHPDFGVQPHRVGGVRTA, from the coding sequence ATGAATCTGGAGCTGCGACACCTGCGGGTGGTCTGCGCGATCGCCGAGACGGGGAGCGTCACCAAGGCGGCCTCGATGCTCGGCCTGGCCCAGCCGGCGCTGACCGCCCAGCTCCAGCGGATCGAGCGGGTGCTCGGTGGGCCGCTGTTCGAGCGGGACCGGCGTGGCGCCCGGCCCACCGCGCTGGGCGAGCTGGTGCTGGACCGGGCCCGGGTGCTGCTGCCGGCGATGAAGGGCCTGCAGGACGAGGCGGCCCGGCTGGCCGGCGCGGGCGACCCGCTGCGCCGCTACCGCTTCGGCGGGGTGAACAGCCCGATCCTGGGCCGGCTGGTGCACCGGCTCGCCGCCGAGCGCGCCGACGCGCAGATCACCACGTACGCCTCCTGGTCGGTGGACGAGCTGGCCCAGCTGGTGGCCGGCGGCCGGCTCGACTTCGCGCTCACCGGCGTGTGCGGGGACGCCGCGCCGTCACCGGTGTTCGGGTTGAGCTGGCGGGAGGTGGCCGTCGACCCGGTCTTCGTGCTGCTGCCGCAGACCCACCCGCTGGCCGGCCGGGACGAGATCGACCTGGTCGACCTGCGGCGGGAGCAGTGGGTGGCGGCGCCGGGCGACGGCTGCTTCGGCGACTGCTTCGCCGCCGCCTGCGCGCGCGCCGGCTTCACCCCCCGCAAGGTGTACGAGGCGGACGTACGGGCCGCCCTGGACCTGGTCGACGCGGGCACCGCGGTGGCGCTGTGCCAGGCCACCTTCCGTCCGGTGGCCGGGCTGGTCACCCGCCGGCTGGCCGGCACCCCGCTGCGCTGGCGGCTGCTGTTCGGCTGGCATCCGGAGGCGCCGGCGGCGGTGGTAGCGGAGCCGGTGCTGGAGACGGCGGTGGCGGCGTACACCGACGCGCTGGCCAACCACCCGGACTACCTGGCCTGGCTGCTGGCCCATCCGGACTTCGGGGTGCAGCCGCACCGGGTGGGCGGGGTGCGAACCGCCTGA